A genomic segment from Agelaius phoeniceus isolate bAgePho1 chromosome 2, bAgePho1.hap1, whole genome shotgun sequence encodes:
- the VEGFD gene encoding vascular endothelial growth factor D isoform X2 — protein MSQRTSLSALERSEQQIRRASSLEELLHITHSEDWKLWKCRLKLKSLANLDSRSASHRSTRFAAAFYDIDTLKVIDEEWQKTQCVPRETCVEVAKELGTTTNKFFKPPCVNVFRCGGCCNEESLSCMNTSTTYVSKTLFEISVPLTSVPEPVPIKIANHTACKCTSNTQRQQYTIIRRSVQYPEEDGCPFANKFCHNGWIWDSDKCECVIDTQHSSRREGLPPLAELAMCGQHMEFDEENCECICRHKCPTDFFQSKENCSCYLCRESQESCALKHKIFHAETCSCEDRCPSQPRTCPTAKPVCSRHCRCPKEKRGSHGSQSRETP, from the exons AGGACGTCTCTGTCAGCACTGGAGCGCTCAGAACAGCAGATCAGGAGAGCATCCAGCCTGGAAGAGCTGCTTCACATCACTCACTCTGAGGACTGGAAGCTGTGGAAATGCAGGCTAAAGCTGAAGAGCCTGGCCAACCTGGACTCCCGCTCTGCTTCTCATCGCTCCACCAgatttgctgctgctttctaTGATATTGACACACTGAAAG TCATAGATGAAGAATGGCAAAAGACTCAGTGTGTGCCAAGGGAAACCTGTGTAGAAGTTGCCAAAGAACTGGGTACAACAACCAACAAATTTTTCAAGCCTCCCTGTGTGAATGTGTTCAGATGTGGAGGCTGCTGCAACGAGGAGAGTCTCAGCTGCATGAATACAAGTACAACTTACGTGTCAAAAACG CTCTTTGAGATCTCGGTTCCCTTGACAAGTGTTCCTGAGCCTGTGCCCATCAAAATTGCCAATCACACGGCCTGTAAGTGTACATCAAACACCCAGCGCCAGCAGTACACCATCATACGAAGATCTGTCCAGTACCCAGAGGAAGATGG atgcccctttgccaacAAATTTTGCCATAATGGATGGATCTGGGATAGTGACAAATGTGAATGTGTTATAGACACACAGCACTCCAGCAGACGAGAAG GACTCCCTCCTCTCGCTGAGCTGGCTATGTGTGGACAACATATGGAATTTGATGAAGAAAATTGTGAATGCATCTGTAGACATAAGTGTCCCACAGATTTCTTTCAAAGTAAAGAGAACTGCAGCTGCTATTTGTGTAGGGagagccaggagagctgtgCTCTAAAACACAAGATATTTCATGCTGAAACCTGCAG TTGTGAAGACAGATGTCCATCCCAACCCAGAACATGCCCAACTGCCAAACCAGTGTGTTCCAGGCATTGTCGCTGTCCAAAGGAGAAGAGAGGTTCTCATGGGTCCCAAAGCAGAGAAACTCCTTGA
- the VEGFD gene encoding vascular endothelial growth factor D isoform X1, protein MYKPWATVNIFIISFLHLLQGSDYENGSVKRTSLSALERSEQQIRRASSLEELLHITHSEDWKLWKCRLKLKSLANLDSRSASHRSTRFAAAFYDIDTLKVIDEEWQKTQCVPRETCVEVAKELGTTTNKFFKPPCVNVFRCGGCCNEESLSCMNTSTTYVSKTLFEISVPLTSVPEPVPIKIANHTACKCTSNTQRQQYTIIRRSVQYPEEDGCPFANKFCHNGWIWDSDKCECVIDTQHSSRREGLPPLAELAMCGQHMEFDEENCECICRHKCPTDFFQSKENCSCYLCRESQESCALKHKIFHAETCSCEDRCPSQPRTCPTAKPVCSRHCRCPKEKRGSHGSQSRETP, encoded by the exons AGGACGTCTCTGTCAGCACTGGAGCGCTCAGAACAGCAGATCAGGAGAGCATCCAGCCTGGAAGAGCTGCTTCACATCACTCACTCTGAGGACTGGAAGCTGTGGAAATGCAGGCTAAAGCTGAAGAGCCTGGCCAACCTGGACTCCCGCTCTGCTTCTCATCGCTCCACCAgatttgctgctgctttctaTGATATTGACACACTGAAAG TCATAGATGAAGAATGGCAAAAGACTCAGTGTGTGCCAAGGGAAACCTGTGTAGAAGTTGCCAAAGAACTGGGTACAACAACCAACAAATTTTTCAAGCCTCCCTGTGTGAATGTGTTCAGATGTGGAGGCTGCTGCAACGAGGAGAGTCTCAGCTGCATGAATACAAGTACAACTTACGTGTCAAAAACG CTCTTTGAGATCTCGGTTCCCTTGACAAGTGTTCCTGAGCCTGTGCCCATCAAAATTGCCAATCACACGGCCTGTAAGTGTACATCAAACACCCAGCGCCAGCAGTACACCATCATACGAAGATCTGTCCAGTACCCAGAGGAAGATGG atgcccctttgccaacAAATTTTGCCATAATGGATGGATCTGGGATAGTGACAAATGTGAATGTGTTATAGACACACAGCACTCCAGCAGACGAGAAG GACTCCCTCCTCTCGCTGAGCTGGCTATGTGTGGACAACATATGGAATTTGATGAAGAAAATTGTGAATGCATCTGTAGACATAAGTGTCCCACAGATTTCTTTCAAAGTAAAGAGAACTGCAGCTGCTATTTGTGTAGGGagagccaggagagctgtgCTCTAAAACACAAGATATTTCATGCTGAAACCTGCAG TTGTGAAGACAGATGTCCATCCCAACCCAGAACATGCCCAACTGCCAAACCAGTGTGTTCCAGGCATTGTCGCTGTCCAAAGGAGAAGAGAGGTTCTCATGGGTCCCAAAGCAGAGAAACTCCTTGA